The Juglans regia cultivar Chandler chromosome 10, Walnut 2.0, whole genome shotgun sequence genome includes the window AAGGCTGACAGGGGTTGGGGGGAATACTGGACGGTGAGAGCAAGACCGACTCTTTTTTTCACACAGAGCAAAGAGAGAGACAGGAGGAGGCCGACAGGTGGGGCAAGGAGGAGAGGCACAAGACTTTTACGTTGGCTCAATCTTCTGGTATCGCGTTATGGGAGATCTTCATGTGAATATTTGATCTGCTGCATGTGATTCTATTCTCAATGCCAGCTGAATTTAATGGCTAGTGTAAATTAACATTACACACCCGACCAGCTCCAAGTGCCACTCATTATAGAAATATAACTTTTCAGCGTTTTTAATGTTCTGCTTTAAGCACTTTCgataaatttatcaaacttatcattttttcttttaaagattttttaaacTATTCAAAACCTCCAAACTCAACTCCAAATGGTAAGAAACATTACCCGTAATCTAGTAAGCACACCAAGGTAAGAGGTAAACGAAACTTGCTTTTAGTGTTGATACGTGCTAGGAAAATCGGTTGTAAATCTATAGGAACTTGGTTAACTAGAGGCTTTCTGACGTTTACTAGAGGCTTTCTGACGTTTCACAACCAAATGAGTGACCCTAAATCCATAAAAGTGTGTGCACACTTTTATAGAATTTACAAGtaccaagaaaaattataatatggcGTTTAGGTCGCTTCTTGTACCGTGAAGAAGGCATTACGCATTAATGTCCAACGCCAAAGCTATATAAAAGCATGGCAGCTCAAGtcaaaacacaaacataaactcttgcttaatttataaaagctgctgctaaagaaagaaaaccaCGGCAGTCGAAGGGAATAAATTTGAGcaaacaaaaatctaaaaaacaacAGCCTTGGATAATCATGTCTAGGTAACAAGAAACACGCAATCGTGGCTCCTAAGACATTCTCTGAGCAGCTTCCTTTGCAAGAAGTCTTTCTTTGGCCTTAGTTTTAGCCTGAGATTTGGAACCCATGATTCCACCACCCCACTTTTTCCTGTACTCATCGTACTTGTCATTGAAGTTGGCCTGGCAAATCAAAGAGAAACATTGCAAATGAAGTTATAACATCCAAAAACAGCTTCTACGGCTACACAAAATGTACACGACATATTCTGCCCTACCTTGATTGCTTCTAAGATCTTGCTAAACTCCAACTTATCTTCATTCTTCACTGTGGTCAAGCACAAAACTGATGCAGTTTTCTTGTGGACAACCTGTCACAAAAAGAGAACTTCTTGGTGGTAAGTTCAAAAATCATATTGTGTTGGAGAAAAGGATTTAATGAAAAAGAGATAACAGGCTTCATTACCGCTCCCAAACGTGCTTTCCCTTTTACAATGCAGTATGGGATTTCCATCTTCCTGCACAATGCTGGAAGCCAGACAACCAACTCTATTGGGTCCACATCATGGGCAATAACCACCAATTGTGCCTTGTTCTGCAAGAAAATTGCATTTAATCGGCTGTTAGCAGAAAGTAATGTTTGCTCAACCGTTAAAGTATGTTTGTGCAAGAAAAAAAGACCTGCTCAATGAGGTATGTGACATGGTTGAGGCCATATTTGACCACGATAGGCTTCTTTGCTTCAACAGGTTTTCCTTCAGCCTCTGCCTGAGCTCTTTTCAAGAGACGTTCCTTCTTTGCTGCCTTGTCCTCAGGCCTGTACTTGAGAAGCATCTTGAACAGGTTTGTTGCTGCAGATGAGTTCAATAGAAGGCCGCAATAAATTTTAATCATAGGAGTGaatgacaataaaaaaaaaattctcaacaaattgagaaataaaaagacaagacaaacatcacatcacatcCCATCACATATTCAGAAGATACAAACATAGATGATAATTTGGGCATTTACAATCAGTGTCCGTTTTGCTTTATCCAtcacaataaatataaatagtcAACACCAACAGATCAGGTCAAGGAGCTAAAAGATTATCCTATTTACGTTGGACCAGAACTACTCTTTCCAAGtgctataaaaaaaagatatgcaCCAAAGATGCAGTTTAGGAAATCCAAAACTACATGGCCTATCATCAAAAGCTGGTTCTCTGAAACTATTGGtggcaaaaataaaaagttcacaGATGCCCTCATCATAATCCTATGCATTGCATGAATCTAATTTTGATTGTAAAACACTACCTCTCAACGCAATGAATAACACTTTTCAGTTAACTTTGGGTGCACGATGCActgcaaaaataatttcattacgtTTATAAGCTCGATCCCAAGGACCAAATCCCAATCAAATAATAATGCGCTTACTTGCCGGAAACAAGCGAAGCAGCCAAACGTGAACCTCCACCTCCAAACACCATTAGGAAACAACAAATCTCACAACTTTGCGTGTTAAACAAAAGtgcattaattttttcataaccAGATAGGAACAGCAGCAACACAATTACCCGCAGGCATATAAAtcccatatataaattaaataaatactacaTAAgctataaaatgaaaagaatcaTTGCAGATACCTAGGTTCTTGTCGAGGGTCTTGGTGAACTGGTTGAGAGCTGGTGGGACCTTGAGCCTCTGCCTGAGGATCCTCTTCTTCCTTTGGATCTGAACGGTCTTGGGCCATTTCACGAACCGGGTCAGATCCCTCTTCGGTGGCAACGCCCCTCCGATCCCAAATTGCTTCGGACGCTTCTCGAACAGTGGGTTCGTCACCTTCTCctgtaaacaaaaataaaacagttaGAACCCGCTAAACAAAACAGATGAATCCAAAAATGATGATATTATGTGTATAATAAAGGAGAAATTAAGATACCGGCTTTTTCTTAGCTGCTGCTACTGGTGCCTTGCCACCTCTCTTTGGAGCCTTCGGGTTCACAAGATGGTAATGGAATCAGTATAACATCGaataaaatgagaagaagaTAGAGATGTAGAGAGAGACTGACTGACTGACCATTTGTGCGGCTGCGAGATTGGAAGCCCCGCTGGTTTGCCTCTGGAGTCTGCGAACGGCAAGACCTAAACCCTCGACGAAGTCGGCTATATATACGAGTGTATGTTGAATGAGGAGATCTCGGAAATGcgccgtttagggttttgagcAGAGAGATTTTTGTGTTTGCCACGTGTCATCCGATTATATATGGGCTTTAGTAACTAGTTGTTTAGGGCCGTTTGAATTTACTTGTGATTTTGTAACCAgaaatatttgttaaatttacaaatttacgTCCTTCGATAGAATgcgttatattataaaattatttttaatataaaataaattatataaatttatgttaatttataaatttatttttatataatttatttatatttttcttttatgattagGCTCCTGTTGAATCcgaatttaatatataatatacgactaatgtaatttcatgtctatttttcatcttttcgTAATAGGATGTtagtgaataaaaattatttattatgtttgatttataaattaattatttattatcacataaaaaatattaga containing:
- the LOC108987080 gene encoding 60S ribosomal protein L7a-2-like, with product MAPKRGGKAPVAAAKKKPEKVTNPLFEKRPKQFGIGGALPPKRDLTRFVKWPKTVQIQRKKRILRQRLKVPPALNQFTKTLDKNLATNLFKMLLKYRPEDKAAKKERLLKRAQAEAEGKPVEAKKPIVVKYGLNHVTYLIEQNKAQLVVIAHDVDPIELVVWLPALCRKMEIPYCIVKGKARLGAVVHKKTASVLCLTTVKNEDKLEFSKILEAIKANFNDKYDEYRKKWGGGIMGSKSQAKTKAKERLLAKEAAQRMS